A window of the Gossypium arboreum isolate Shixiya-1 chromosome 2, ASM2569848v2, whole genome shotgun sequence genome harbors these coding sequences:
- the LOC108465501 gene encoding uncharacterized protein LOC108465501 has product MKFTSIKLITVKGVCDYINKMRDLAAQLRTLEVEMSEYFLVHFTLNTLPPQFGPFKISYNTYKDKWFIDELLTMCDQKEARLILEMEESALTITQGKKTIQAKQKGKAKMQPQDDIKKESKCFFCKKKGHLKKDCIKFKSWLEKKSKPISLVCFESTMVDFSYNTRWIDAGSTIHISNSLQGLRDLRKPMGFERHIYPGNKMESHVEAIGTCKVVLRSGFVLIL; this is encoded by the coding sequence ATGAAGTTTACATCAATAAAGCTCATTACCGTGAAAGGTGTATGTGATTACATCAACAAGATGAGAGATTTAGCAGCTCAATTAAGAACACTTGAGGTTGAAATGTCTGAATATTTCCTGGTGCACTTTACATTGAACACTCTTCCACCTCAATTTGGGCCTTTTAAGATCTCTTATAACACATATAAGGATAAGTGGTTTATTGATGAGCTTTTGACCATGTGTGATCAAAAGGAGGCCAGACTCATACTAGAGATGGAAGAAAGTGCACTAACGATTACTCAAGGAAAGAAGACGATCCAAGCTAAGCAAAAAGGGAAGGCTAAAATGCAACCCCAAGATGACATAAAGAAAGAGTCCAAATGTTTCTTTTGTAAAAAGAAGGGACACTTAAAGAAGGACTGTATTAAGTTTAAAAGTTGGCTTGAAAAGAAAAGTAAACCAATCTCACTTGTTTGCTTTGAGTCTACTATGGTTGATTTTAGTTATAACACGCGGTGGATTGATGCTGGTTCTACAATCCATATCTCAAATTCCTTACAGGGATTAAGAGACCTAAGGAAACCAATGGGATTTGAGCGACACATCTATCCAGGAAATAAGATGGAGTCACATGTTGAAGCAATTGGAACATGCAAAGTAGTGCTTAGGAGTggctttgttttaattttataa